From the genome of Plectropomus leopardus isolate mb chromosome 9, YSFRI_Pleo_2.0, whole genome shotgun sequence:
ACATCATCCCCGTCATTGCAAAGGCAGACACGGTATCTAAGAGCGAACTGGACAAGTTAAAGATCAAGATCATGAGTGAGCTGGTCAGTAATGGAGTGCAGATTTACCAGTTCCCAACAGAGGATGAAGCTGTTGCAGAGATCAACACCTCCATGAATGTGAGTCCTAGAAACACATagaaacacatacatttaaaaaaaaactcttaccaacacagtttcacatttttcacaacttGTCATATAGGGCAGTTTTGGAACAGtcagtttctgtttgttctATGCATacattgtcttttaaaaataaccccTCCTAGTgagaaaaagtcagaatttgATGACTTGGGAATGaatatgttttgattttacaAGATTAAATGGTTTCTCACTTTCTCCACTATTGTAATATTTAGTCTGCACCATATTTTTGGCATTACTTAGGAGCACGTAagtggtctgctgctgtcaACATCTCAGATATTTCTCATCAATTCAAATAACATAGAAATACTTGTTTTATCCACTATATTACTGGTATAGGAGTAGTAGCATAGCAGTAATAGAATAATGAAGTGAAATTAATTTCAGCCTCATTTTCATTGAAGttgcagaaaacacagaaaatgtagTCTGAAGAATTAGAGCTATTCAAGCCATTATTTGAATCCAGAGAAGACATATATTTAGAATCATGTTACAATAGACAAATGACAGTAgtatcattttaaaccacattgtaaaaatatgaaCGCTATATCTTACAGACTCACCTTCCCTTTGCTGTGGTTGGAAGCGTAGATGATGTTAAAGTTGGAAATAAGATGGTGAAAGCGAGGCTGTACCCCTGGGGTTCAGTACAGGGTGAGTCTGCTGAAAGGATTTGACAAGCATCATAAAAGTTCTTCAAACAGTAGCAGCTGTTTAGTCTGAAGAATGCTGCGTTTTCTTGACcaagtttctctttttgtccaGTGGAGAATGAAAACCATTGTGATTTTGTGAAGCTGAGGGAGATGCTATTGCGTGTGAACATGGAGGATCTCCGAGAGCAAACTCACGCTCGACACTATGAGCTCTACCGTCGCTGCAAGCTAGAAGAGATGGGCTTCAAGGACACAGACCCGGACAGCCAGTCGTTCAGGTGAAATTAGGGATAGCAGTGATGTAATGCATCTGGGCAGCTTACTTCAGTGGTACtgaccaaaaaaaccctgcttcCTTATGATGtaaaaactgtgctgattaattattttattgataaacagcacattAAAATCTATGTCTATATGATTTGGgatgctttttacttttttatttttaccaaacaATTGGAGCTTAAAGGAGAATTCCAAATCTTTATGTGTCTGTCTAGACTATAGTTTAATTATTAAACTAATGATATAATTAATTGATGCCTTTGGTTATATTTTTGACTCATCTGAACCTTTCAGTGCCTTCATGTATTAGAGATTAGTCAGGCTTATTTCTCTAATATTGGGGAAAAATCACAGTAACTCCAGTACATGAAATGACACATGATATGTTAGTTGTTATTCCTCAGATTGAGTTCAGAGTTAGGTTGAATTAATTGTTTatgagtttgtttattttattttattttatgtcttttttaagttCTCAGTGACCACTGACTCATTTCAAGCTGTCCAGTCAAAACCAGTCAACTATGTAAAAAGGTGCTCATCAGGAACTGGAAAATAACGTCCAAGTATAACAGTTTTAGGCTCCAAGTGGCATGTTGAACACAACCAGCAATCCTTTGTACATTTGggaattaatatgttttatttgcatatgCATACATGgagaaatatttgtgtttcagAGTTAATAGTATTCATTTACTTAAGAGTGAGTGGAATGTATTGATTATGCAACTTAATGGCCTTATTTGGTCATTTAGTCTAATGGTATAGGCATAGCATTTTGTAAATTGAGgcatattgtttttatttttgtggtatgtaacttaaaaaaattccagttttaaatcattattgAACAACATTTTGATTGAATGTCAGGTCAGCTGTTGACCATATTACTTCTTTCACTCATTCTAAATGgatcaaatgttaaaatgctagCTTTATTGCTCCACTTATGCCTTGCagttactgtaaatatttagtAAACATTAAGCTCTACATAAGAACTACTTTGTGTGGTTCAacccattttatttttgtgatgcATTAATCCCCACCTAGTAAACATTTATGTTACATCAAAGATGAGTTTGAACCTATAAACAGCTGGAGCGACCAGCCCCTGGATATCCATCCTGTCCACTAAGTCATCAGACTGATCTTAACATTGCTTTCACTCTGATTTTCAGCCTTCAGGAGACATATGAAGCCAAGAGAAAGGAGTTCCTTGTTGACCTACAGCGCAAAGAAGAGGAAATGAGACAGATGTTTGTAAACAAAGTGAAGGAGACTGAGGCAGAgctgaaagaaaaggaaaaagaggtgGGGATTGACATGATCTTTAAATAAACTAGAAGAAATATACCAAATTTGGtttgtttcacattttgccCTTTCCCATCATCTTCCTCATTATCTATAGCTTCACGAGAGGTTTGAGCAGCTCAAGCGGATGCAccaggaagagaagaagaatcTGGAGGAGAAAAGAcgagagctggaggaggagatgaatgCCTTCAATAGAAGAAAGGTtgcagctgagacactgatgggTCAGGCACTCCAAGGCTGCTCGCAACCATTCAAGAAGGACAAGGACAAGAAGAAGTAAGTCTGCTTTTACAGTACGTTCTTCATCTGTACTGCTGCTCAAGCGGTTCCTTTTTGTGAACCGTGGTTGTCAAAGCAAGGCTAATGctactaaataataataatgtccaAATCTTTCAGGTGATTTAAGGATGATTGGTTGAGTGCCACACATACATTATATTCACAAGCAATGGACACGTATTATTCTCTGATCTATGCTAGTGCTGCACAATTGATCTAATCGCAATTGCAATCGCGATTTCAGGCTGTGCAATTACACAACCGCATAAAAGGCTGCGATTTGCGTATTAATGGAGGAGGATAGCCTGGTTGTGGAAAGTCCACCTGCAGCCAAAGCCAAGAAGAAAACTTAAGCcagttttttaggaaaatattaaattattttgaaaacagtacTGAAAAAACTTaaggttttgtatttttcttattctacttaatatttgtatgttttaagtTGAGACATACACACTTCGAAACGATTATTATTCTCTGCATTTTCCTTTGATAACCAAGAAGGTAGACTCat
Proteins encoded in this window:
- the LOC121947974 gene encoding septin-8-A-like isoform X1 — its product is MAANEVDVFAHEEKRTLELGGHVGFDSLPDQLVSKSVAQGFCFNILCVGETGIGKSTLMNTLFNTTFENEEASHYQSEVQLRPQTYDLQESNVNLKLTVVHTVGFGDQINKDESYKPILEYIDAQFERYLEEELKIKRSLFNCHDTRIHICLYFIAPTGHSLKSLDLVTMKKLDSKVNIIPVIAKADTVSKSELDKLKIKIMSELVSNGVQIYQFPTEDEAVAEINTSMNTHLPFAVVGSVDDVKVGNKMVKARLYPWGSVQVENENHCDFVKLREMLLRVNMEDLREQTHARHYELYRRCKLEEMGFKDTDPDSQSFSLQETYEAKRKEFLVDLQRKEEEMRQMFVNKVKETEAELKEKEKELHERFEQLKRMHQEEKKNLEEKRRELEEEMNAFNRRKVAAETLMGQALQGCSQPFKKDKDKKNFFSLPSACSLTSGRNLN
- the LOC121947974 gene encoding septin-8-A-like isoform X3, translating into MAANEVDVFAHEEKRTLELGGHVGFDSLPDQLVSKSVAQGFCFNILCVGETGIGKSTLMNTLFNTTFENEEASHYQSEVQLRPQTYDLQESNVNLKLTVVHTVGFGDQINKDESYKPILEYIDAQFERYLEEELKIKRSLFNCHDTRIHICLYFIAPTGHSLKSLDLVTMKKLDSKVNIIPVIAKADTVSKSELDKLKIKIMSELVSNGVQIYQFPTEDEAVAEINTSMNTHLPFAVVGSVDDVKVGNKMVKARLYPWGSVQVENENHCDFVKLREMLLRVNMEDLREQTHARHYELYRRCKLEEMGFKDTDPDSQSFSLQETYEAKRKEFLVDLQRKEEEMRQMFVNKVKETEAELKEKEKELHERFEQLKRMHQEEKKNLEEKRRELEEEMNAFNRRKVAAETLMGQALQGCSQPFKKDKDKKN
- the LOC121947974 gene encoding septin-8-A-like isoform X2, with amino-acid sequence MAANEHEEKRTLELGGHVGFDSLPDQLVSKSVAQGFCFNILCVGETGIGKSTLMNTLFNTTFENEEASHYQSEVQLRPQTYDLQESNVNLKLTVVHTVGFGDQINKDESYKPILEYIDAQFERYLEEELKIKRSLFNCHDTRIHICLYFIAPTGHSLKSLDLVTMKKLDSKVNIIPVIAKADTVSKSELDKLKIKIMSELVSNGVQIYQFPTEDEAVAEINTSMNTHLPFAVVGSVDDVKVGNKMVKARLYPWGSVQVENENHCDFVKLREMLLRVNMEDLREQTHARHYELYRRCKLEEMGFKDTDPDSQSFSLQETYEAKRKEFLVDLQRKEEEMRQMFVNKVKETEAELKEKEKELHERFEQLKRMHQEEKKNLEEKRRELEEEMNAFNRRKVAAETLMGQALQGCSQPFKKDKDKKNFFSLPSACSLTSGRNLN